The following proteins are encoded in a genomic region of Maribacter hydrothermalis:
- a CDS encoding THUMP domain-containing class I SAM-dependent RNA methyltransferase, with the protein MGNNFKMVAKTLFGFEELLSKELRNLGASNVVEGVRNVSFEGDTGFMYKANLCLRTAIKIIKPIHSFRVRDENDLYKKIYAMDWTEYLSVSETFAIDATVNSEQFTHSLYVSQKTKDAIVDKFRDTDGTRPDVDVKDPDLRINIHIHNNECNVSLDSSGSSLHKRGYRTATNIAPINEVLASGLLLLSGWDGQSDFLDPMCGSGTMLTEAAMIACNIPANINRKDFAFEKWSDFDAELFEKIIDSSLKKTREFHFKIIGYDKAPSAVRKAQDNIENANLTDYITVERKDFFKTEKETDGTLHMCFNPPYGERLDIELENFYSAIGDTLKQGYPGTNAWFITSNLPALKFVGLRPSRKIKVFNSHLESRLVKYEMYEGSKKAKYQKNE; encoded by the coding sequence ATGGGTAATAATTTTAAAATGGTCGCAAAGACACTATTTGGTTTTGAAGAACTCCTTTCAAAGGAACTAAGAAACCTTGGTGCAAGTAATGTTGTCGAAGGTGTTAGAAATGTATCATTTGAAGGTGATACAGGCTTTATGTACAAAGCAAATCTTTGTTTGCGAACAGCTATAAAAATTATTAAACCAATACACTCTTTTCGTGTTAGAGATGAAAATGACCTATACAAGAAAATTTATGCAATGGATTGGACAGAATACCTATCCGTTAGTGAAACTTTTGCTATAGATGCTACAGTAAACTCTGAACAGTTTACACATTCATTATATGTATCTCAAAAAACTAAAGATGCTATTGTAGATAAGTTTAGAGATACTGACGGTACAAGACCAGACGTAGATGTTAAAGATCCAGATCTTCGTATAAATATTCATATTCATAATAACGAGTGTAATGTTTCTTTAGATAGTTCAGGTAGTTCATTGCATAAAAGAGGGTATCGTACGGCAACGAATATTGCTCCTATAAACGAAGTACTTGCTTCTGGTTTGTTATTATTGAGTGGATGGGATGGACAAAGTGATTTTCTTGATCCTATGTGTGGTAGTGGTACTATGTTGACTGAAGCAGCTATGATTGCTTGTAATATCCCTGCTAATATTAATAGAAAGGATTTTGCATTTGAAAAATGGTCAGATTTTGATGCCGAGTTATTTGAGAAAATAATTGATTCTAGCTTAAAGAAAACAAGAGAGTTTCATTTTAAAATAATTGGTTATGATAAGGCTCCTTCTGCGGTAAGAAAGGCTCAAGATAATATCGAGAATGCTAATCTAACTGATTATATTACTGTAGAACGTAAGGATTTTTTTAAGACGGAAAAGGAAACAGATGGAACATTACATATGTGTTTTAATCCACCATATGGGGAACGTTTGGATATTGAGTTGGAAAATTTTTATAGCGCTATAGGTGATACCTTAAAACAAGGATATCCGGGGACTAATGCTTGGTTTATTACCAGTAACCTGCCTGCATTGAAGTTTGTAGGTTTAAGACCTTCACGTAAAATAAAAGTATTTAATAGTCATTTGGAATCTAGATTAGTTAAATATGAAATGTACGAAGGAAGCAAAAAGGCTAAATATCAAAAAAACGAGTAA
- the rlmD gene encoding 23S rRNA (uracil(1939)-C(5))-methyltransferase RlmD, which yields MRKKTKRLVFENVTIVDAAAKGKTIGKAPDGRVIFLNNTVPGDVVDVQTTKKRKAYFEGTAITFHSLSDKRVDPICLHFGVCGGCKWQDMGYNHQLFYKQKEVENNLKRIGHLDLPEMTPILGSKKQYFYRNKMEYSFSDSRWLTQNEIKSDNQIEDRNALGFHIPGMWDKILDIKKCHLQEDPSNAIRLETKKFAVKNGLTFFNPRNQHGLLRTLMLRTSSIGEIMVLVQFFENNKEKRELLLNHLSFTFPEITALLYVINPKANDTIYDQEIICFAGRDHIFEEMEGLKFKINAKSFYQTNSEQAYELYKITRNFADLKGDELVYDLYTGTGTIAQFVSKKAKKVVGIESVPEAILDAKANAVRNNIENVDFFVGDMKNVFNEQFISQNGVPDVIITDPPRDGMHKDVVQQILNIAPKKVVYVSCNSATQARDLEMMKDMYVITKVQPVDMFPQTHHVENVVLLEKKV from the coding sequence ATGCGAAAAAAGACAAAGCGTTTAGTTTTTGAAAATGTAACCATTGTAGATGCTGCCGCCAAAGGAAAAACCATTGGAAAGGCACCAGATGGTAGAGTTATTTTTTTAAACAATACGGTCCCTGGAGATGTTGTTGATGTGCAAACCACAAAAAAAAGGAAAGCATATTTCGAAGGTACTGCTATTACATTTCATTCTCTTTCAGATAAAAGAGTTGACCCTATATGCCTGCATTTTGGTGTTTGTGGAGGATGTAAATGGCAAGATATGGGCTATAATCACCAACTTTTTTACAAACAAAAAGAAGTTGAGAATAATTTAAAACGAATAGGACATTTAGATTTACCTGAAATGACCCCTATACTTGGTTCTAAAAAGCAGTATTTCTACAGAAATAAAATGGAATATTCCTTTTCCGATAGTCGCTGGTTAACTCAAAATGAAATTAAGTCAGATAATCAAATTGAAGATAGAAATGCCCTCGGTTTTCATATTCCAGGTATGTGGGATAAAATATTGGACATTAAAAAGTGCCATCTTCAAGAAGACCCTTCTAACGCCATTCGATTAGAGACGAAAAAGTTTGCTGTTAAAAATGGACTTACATTTTTCAACCCAAGAAACCAACATGGCTTATTACGTACTTTAATGCTACGTACCAGTTCTATTGGAGAAATTATGGTTTTAGTTCAATTTTTTGAAAATAATAAGGAGAAGAGAGAATTACTTTTAAACCACCTATCATTTACCTTTCCAGAAATTACTGCTTTGTTATATGTAATTAATCCGAAGGCAAATGATACTATTTATGATCAAGAAATAATTTGCTTCGCCGGTAGAGATCATATTTTCGAAGAAATGGAAGGGTTGAAATTCAAGATTAATGCGAAATCTTTTTATCAAACAAATTCAGAACAAGCTTACGAGCTTTATAAAATAACTAGAAATTTTGCTGATTTAAAAGGCGATGAACTGGTTTATGACCTGTATACCGGAACAGGTACTATTGCCCAATTTGTTTCTAAAAAAGCTAAAAAAGTAGTAGGTATAGAATCGGTTCCTGAAGCAATTTTAGACGCCAAAGCAAATGCAGTCCGTAATAATATAGAAAATGTAGATTTCTTTGTTGGTGATATGAAAAATGTCTTCAATGAGCAGTTTATATCTCAAAATGGAGTGCCGGATGTAATTATAACTGATCCGCCACGTGACGGTATGCATAAAGATGTTGTTCAGCAAATATTAAACATTGCACCTAAAAAAGTAGTTTATGTCAGCTGTAATAGTGCAACACAAGCTAGGGATTTGGAAATGATGAAAGATATGTATGTGATAACGAAAGTACAACCAGTAGATATGTTTCCGCAAACTCATCACGTTGAAAATGTTGTACTTTTAGAAAAGAAAGTTTAG
- the rocD gene encoding ornithine--oxo-acid transaminase, which translates to MSILENITSKDAIALEEKHGAHNYHPLPVVLSKGEGVFVWDVEGQKYYDFLSAYSAVNQGHCHPKIVNAMIVQAKTLSLTSRAFYNDMLGKYEKYATETFHFDKLLPMNTGAEAVETALKICRKWAYEKKGIEENEAEIVVCENNFHGRTTTIISFSNDPVARKNFGPYTDGFIKIEYDNLKALEEVLKSNKNVAGFLVEPIQGEAGVYVPSNGYLSGAKALCEKYNVLFIADEVQTGIARTGRLLATCGNCSCSDKHCSGTPEIKPDILILGKALSGGAYPVSAVLADNDIMGVIRPGNHGSTFGGNPIAAAVGMAALEVVKDEKLAENAFVLGELFREELNKFIPHTDLVNSVRGKGLLNAILINDTEESSTAWDICMALKENGLLAKPTHGNIIRFAPPLVMTKEQLLDCVSIIIKTLKEFKK; encoded by the coding sequence ATGTCAATTTTAGAAAACATCACTTCTAAGGATGCTATAGCATTAGAAGAAAAACACGGAGCACACAATTACCACCCTTTACCTGTTGTGCTAAGTAAAGGCGAAGGCGTATTCGTATGGGACGTTGAAGGACAAAAGTATTATGATTTTTTATCCGCTTATTCTGCAGTGAACCAAGGACACTGTCATCCCAAAATTGTAAATGCTATGATAGTACAAGCAAAGACATTGTCTTTGACTTCTAGAGCCTTTTATAATGATATGTTGGGTAAATACGAAAAGTACGCTACAGAAACGTTTCATTTCGATAAACTCTTACCAATGAATACAGGCGCAGAGGCTGTTGAAACCGCTTTAAAGATTTGTAGAAAATGGGCTTATGAGAAAAAAGGTATTGAAGAAAATGAAGCAGAAATAGTTGTTTGTGAAAATAATTTTCATGGACGAACTACTACTATTATTTCATTTTCTAACGATCCTGTGGCCCGCAAGAATTTTGGTCCGTATACTGATGGATTCATAAAAATTGAATACGATAATCTTAAAGCATTGGAAGAGGTGCTAAAATCCAATAAAAATGTTGCTGGTTTTTTAGTAGAACCTATACAAGGTGAAGCCGGTGTATATGTGCCATCTAATGGGTATTTAAGTGGTGCAAAAGCACTATGTGAAAAGTATAACGTGTTATTTATTGCAGATGAAGTACAAACTGGTATTGCCAGAACAGGTAGATTATTAGCTACCTGCGGAAATTGCTCTTGTTCTGATAAACATTGTAGCGGAACACCCGAAATTAAACCTGATATTTTAATTTTAGGTAAAGCATTGTCTGGTGGAGCGTACCCAGTTTCTGCGGTTTTGGCGGATAATGATATTATGGGTGTTATTAGACCAGGAAATCATGGAAGTACATTTGGCGGCAATCCTATTGCGGCAGCAGTTGGTATGGCGGCTTTAGAGGTTGTTAAGGACGAAAAGTTAGCGGAGAATGCCTTTGTGTTAGGAGAGCTCTTTAGAGAAGAGTTAAATAAGTTTATACCTCATACGGATCTAGTTAATAGTGTTCGTGGTAAGGGGCTTTTAAATGCTATCTTAATTAATGATACCGAAGAAAGTAGTACGGCATGGGATATTTGTATGGCTTTAAAAGAAAACGGACTTCTTGCTAAACCTACTCATGGTAATATAATCCGTTTTGCACCACCATTGGTAATGACAAAAGAGCAACTTTTAGATTGTGTTTCTATTATTATAAAAACATTAAAGGAGTTTAAAAAATAA
- a CDS encoding amidohydrolase family protein — protein sequence MKNAILLLILFSFSLTIYSQENQLKALVGGTLIDGFGAEPIKNSVVIIQNKKIIAVGNQDNTIIPQNAEIISTEGMSVLPGLWDMHVHTMLTGHSDYAYWDKKYPPLWEDVIMPASAHQLLMAGVTSARDLGAPLEESIAVRDAINNGEIPGASLYVSGPFIQHKPYPGTEDFRWGIDGVEDARKKIRKLAKAGVDMIKLIDQDKMTMDEVMAIVDEAHKNNLKVVAHSHRPEEIRRGLIAGADCFEHTGLSSAPEYPNDIMEMIKERTGDMSQGPLFWTPTVEVLYNYEYMRDNPEFIDEDSWHRGLPDSVVSDIRNSIKHSDRLPYFQLTPSRRPTLEKKVKQLLNAGVVLMIGTDSGIPMKFHSQSTWNELDVWVNEFGIDPMYAIRGATYWPSLWMGVSDKVGTITPGKDADIIAVKGDVLRYISLLQDVDIVIKHGKRYK from the coding sequence ATGAAAAATGCCATCCTTTTATTAATTTTATTCTCATTTTCACTAACCATTTATTCTCAGGAAAATCAATTAAAAGCCTTAGTTGGAGGTACTCTAATTGATGGATTTGGTGCAGAACCTATTAAAAATAGTGTAGTCATAATTCAAAATAAGAAAATAATTGCTGTAGGTAATCAAGACAATACTATAATTCCACAAAATGCTGAAATAATTTCTACAGAAGGTATGAGTGTTTTACCCGGTCTATGGGACATGCATGTTCATACTATGTTAACAGGACATTCGGATTACGCCTATTGGGATAAAAAATATCCTCCGCTTTGGGAAGATGTAATTATGCCTGCTTCAGCACATCAATTGTTAATGGCTGGTGTAACTAGTGCTAGGGATTTAGGGGCGCCTTTAGAGGAAAGTATTGCTGTTAGAGATGCTATTAATAATGGTGAAATTCCAGGTGCAAGTTTATATGTTTCCGGACCTTTTATACAGCATAAGCCATATCCAGGTACTGAAGATTTTAGATGGGGGATAGACGGCGTGGAAGATGCGCGTAAAAAAATTAGAAAGCTGGCTAAGGCAGGGGTAGATATGATTAAGTTAATTGATCAAGATAAAATGACTATGGATGAAGTTATGGCCATAGTTGATGAAGCTCATAAAAATAATTTAAAGGTAGTTGCTCATAGTCATAGACCTGAAGAAATAAGAAGGGGATTAATTGCAGGTGCCGATTGTTTTGAGCATACAGGTTTATCTTCAGCACCAGAGTATCCAAATGACATTATGGAAATGATAAAGGAGCGAACAGGTGACATGAGTCAAGGTCCTTTGTTTTGGACCCCTACTGTTGAAGTTTTGTATAATTATGAATATATGCGGGATAATCCAGAATTTATAGATGAGGATTCATGGCATAGGGGTTTACCTGATAGTGTTGTAAGCGATATAAGAAATAGTATTAAACATTCTGACAGGTTGCCTTATTTTCAATTGACACCAAGTAGAAGACCAACGCTTGAAAAGAAAGTGAAACAATTATTAAATGCTGGGGTTGTATTGATGATAGGTACTGACAGTGGAATTCCAATGAAGTTTCATAGTCAATCTACATGGAATGAACTTGATGTTTGGGTGAATGAATTTGGAATTGATCCAATGTATGCTATTAGAGGTGCAACTTATTGGCCATCATTATGGATGGGTGTTTCTGATAAAGTAGGTACTATTACTCCAGGTAAAGACGCTGATATTATAGCAGTAAAAGGAGATGTTTTAAGATATATAAGTCTTTTACAAGATGTTGATATTGTTATTAAACATGGAAAACGCTATAAATAA
- a CDS encoding DUF6048 family protein has protein sequence MSRFITNLLFIFITCMAFCQSKPIDLNPKDTVIYKQSYGISLGIDLSRIVTGALDDNYKGFEIVADYRLTQNLYLAAELGTEEKTRQEDLYNFTTSGSYLKVGVNKNNYANWYGEHNLIYMGGRLAFSTFDNTLNNYQYFDTNRYWNEDNFASGSDIAENFSGLSATWLEGVFGTKVKVFSNFYVGASIRLGLIISQKENERFPNLWIPGFNKVTWDSNFGVGYNYSISYFLPLYKKKNKAKEKIEKLDSNQGEL, from the coding sequence ATGTCAAGATTTATCACTAATCTTTTATTCATATTTATTACCTGTATGGCATTTTGTCAAAGTAAGCCTATTGATTTAAACCCAAAGGACACAGTTATATACAAACAATCTTATGGCATTAGTCTAGGTATTGATTTAAGTAGAATTGTAACAGGAGCTTTGGATGATAATTATAAAGGCTTTGAAATTGTTGCAGATTACAGACTTACTCAAAATTTATACTTAGCCGCTGAACTTGGAACCGAAGAAAAAACAAGACAAGAAGATCTTTATAATTTTACCACTTCTGGTAGTTATTTAAAGGTGGGTGTAAACAAAAACAATTATGCTAACTGGTATGGTGAGCATAATTTAATTTATATGGGCGGTAGATTAGCCTTCAGTACTTTTGATAATACATTGAATAATTATCAATATTTTGATACAAATAGGTATTGGAACGAAGATAATTTTGCAAGTGGTTCTGATATTGCAGAAAACTTCTCAGGATTATCAGCTACATGGTTAGAAGGTGTATTTGGAACAAAAGTTAAGGTATTCTCTAATTTTTATGTAGGTGCAAGTATAAGACTAGGACTGATTATATCACAAAAAGAGAATGAGCGTTTTCCAAATTTATGGATACCCGGATTTAATAAAGTAACCTGGGATAGTAACTTTGGAGTAGGTTATAATTATAGTATATCCTATTTCTTACCACTTTATAAAAAGAAGAATAAAGCAAAAGAAAAAATTGAAAAATTAGATTCTAATCAAGGTGAATTATAA
- a CDS encoding DUF6452 family protein yields MRSLRIGILLFTAILSVASCEKDDICVEGDTPLLVIEFYNISDTSALKNVPTLRVVGVGKNITVNTVADRTALNTISIPLKTDEDATSFILISGSASAEDGSETGNVDTINFSYQRIEDFLSRGCGFVINYDSLQTGLNVDTDNWIKDIEIIKSQVTNSDSTHVKIYH; encoded by the coding sequence ATGAGAAGTTTACGAATTGGCATTTTATTATTTACAGCCATCTTATCGGTAGCCTCTTGTGAAAAAGATGATATCTGTGTAGAAGGTGATACGCCACTATTAGTTATAGAGTTTTACAATATATCAGACACCAGTGCTCTAAAAAACGTTCCTACGTTAAGGGTTGTTGGTGTTGGCAAAAATATAACGGTTAATACAGTTGCAGATAGAACAGCATTAAACACCATTTCAATTCCACTAAAGACAGATGAAGATGCAACAAGCTTTATATTGATCAGTGGTTCAGCATCTGCAGAGGATGGTTCTGAAACAGGAAACGTAGATACTATTAATTTCTCCTATCAAAGAATAGAGGACTTTTTATCCCGTGGTTGTGGGTTCGTAATAAATTACGATAGTTTACAAACTGGTTTAAATGTAGACACGGATAATTGGATTAAGGATATTGAAATAATAAAATCACAAGTCACCAACTCAGATTCAACACATGTCAAGATTTATCACTAA
- the trhA gene encoding PAQR family membrane homeostasis protein TrhA, translated as MENAINNFTLIEKEEKFNTVSHGIGTILAIIGMVLLLSANNQKSNYAILSIVIYSISLISMLAVSTIYHAVHSSVWKQRMRIIDHINIYYLIAGTYTPVALITLINGNGWFIFFTVWGIALFGTILKVFYTGKFEILSLLLYLTMGWLIVFDFQNLIDGTSKLGVRLLMLGGAFYTIGIVFYAVRRIPYNHFIWHLFVLGGAISHWFFIYLDVV; from the coding sequence ATGGAAAACGCTATAAATAATTTCACATTGATTGAAAAAGAAGAAAAATTCAATACTGTTTCTCATGGTATTGGTACTATTTTAGCAATAATTGGAATGGTACTTTTATTAAGTGCTAACAATCAAAAATCTAATTATGCTATTTTGAGTATAGTTATATATAGTATTTCTTTAATAAGCATGCTAGCTGTATCCACAATATATCATGCTGTTCATAGTAGTGTTTGGAAACAAAGAATGAGAATTATAGATCATATTAATATCTATTATCTTATTGCAGGTACGTACACGCCCGTGGCATTAATAACCTTAATTAACGGCAATGGATGGTTTATATTCTTTACTGTTTGGGGTATAGCACTTTTTGGGACTATTTTAAAAGTATTTTATACAGGTAAATTTGAAATCCTATCATTATTGTTATACTTAACAATGGGATGGTTAATAGTATTCGATTTTCAGAATTTAATAGATGGTACTTCTAAACTAGGAGTACGATTATTAATGCTTGGAGGGGCTTTTTATACTATTGGAATTGTTTTTTATGCCGTAAGAAGAATTCCGTATAATCACTTTATCTGGCATCTATTTGTACTAGGTGGGGCAATAAGTCACTGGTTTTTTATTTATTTGGATGTCGTATAG
- a CDS encoding ZIP family metal transporter, with the protein MIYILPILGVLLSFIFVVITKPQKNESFKLLLAFSGAFLLALTIFEMLPEVYSNIEPKSIGVFIMLGILFQIFLEFFSKGAEHGHVHISKESRNFPWLLFISLCIHSLLEGLPIGTNNTIIYGILIHKIPIAIILSIFLLGSNIKPFHAGLFMVLFSIMTPLGTYLAHTIELLATYGIFLNALVIGVFLHISTVILFESSEGHKFNLRKLLVIIFGITIAYFV; encoded by the coding sequence ATGATTTATATTTTACCTATTCTGGGTGTGCTATTAAGTTTTATTTTTGTGGTAATTACAAAACCTCAAAAAAACGAATCGTTTAAGCTATTACTTGCCTTTAGTGGTGCATTTTTATTAGCATTGACAATCTTTGAAATGCTACCCGAGGTATACTCTAATATAGAACCAAAATCAATTGGAGTCTTTATTATGCTAGGAATTTTATTTCAAATATTCTTAGAATTCTTTTCCAAAGGCGCAGAGCATGGGCATGTTCATATATCTAAGGAAAGTAGAAATTTTCCATGGTTGCTTTTTATTAGTCTTTGCATTCATTCCTTATTAGAAGGTTTACCTATTGGCACTAACAACACAATTATCTATGGCATATTAATTCATAAAATTCCAATAGCCATTATTTTAAGTATATTTCTTTTGGGCTCAAATATTAAACCCTTTCATGCCGGTTTATTTATGGTTCTATTTTCTATTATGACACCGTTAGGAACTTATTTAGCTCATACAATTGAACTATTAGCTACTTATGGTATCTTTTTGAATGCGCTAGTAATTGGTGTATTCTTACATATTTCCACGGTAATATTGTTTGAAAGTTCTGAAGGACATAAATTTAATTTAAGGAAACTATTAGTGATAATTTTTGGTATTACAATTGCTTATTTTGTATAA